The genomic stretch GCCGAGCTGGTGCGAAATGCTGCGCACCGTCTCGGCGGTGGCGTTGGGGCCAGCGATCATCCGGGCCGGGTCGGCCGGAACCTTGTAGCCGATGAAGAAGGTCAGCAGCGAGGCGAACAGCAACACCACTACGCTCCAGGCCACACGGCGCATTAAAAAGGTCAACATTCAGATCGCCTTCTTTCCGCTCTTGACGTCGAGCGCGTCGCGCAGGCCGTCACCGAGCAAGTTGAAACTCAGCACCGAGAGGCCCAGGAAGATGCCGGGGAAAATGACCAGCCAAGGGCTGACCGTCAGGTACTGCGAGCCGTCCGCGATCATGTTGCCCCAGTCGGGAGTCGGCGGCTGCACCCCGATACCGACGTAGGAGAGAGCGGCCACGAACAGCACGGTGGTCGAGAAATTGAGGGTGCTGTAGACCATCACCTGACCGAGAATCTGCGGCAGGGCGTGACGAAAAATAATGCGGGCGTCGCTGGCCCCCAGGGCGCGGGCCGCCTCGACATATTCGCGCCGCCGCACCGAGAGCAGTTCGGCCCGGATCACCCGCGCCAGATAAAACCAGCCCACTCCGCCGATGACGCCGATGATCACGCCGATGCCGGGGCGCAGCACCGCTGCCAGAAAGGCCGCTAGCAAGAGCACAGGGAAACTGATCAGCACATCGGTCAAGCGCATGATCAGGGTGTCGGTCAGCCCGCCGAAGTACCCGGCCAGCGTACCGAGTACCAGCGCGATAGATGTGGCAATCAGATTGGAGAGTACTGCGACGAGCAGTGAAGTACGGGTGCCGAAAATCAGGCGGCTGTAGAGGTCGCGGCCCAGTGCGTCGGTGCCGAACCAGAAGGTGTGGGTTGGTGGCAGCGGCGCACCGAGTTCCGAAAGGCCGTTGGGGTACTGTGTCACCGGGTCATGCGGTGCCAGCCACGGGGCAAAAATGCAGATCGCGATCAGCAGCGCAGTGATCAGCAGTCCCGCCACCGCGCCCGGTTGCCGCCGAAAGCGCCTCCACGCGGCAGCCGAAGCGCTGCGGGTCTTGAGTTGCTGCCGGGGCAGTGCTGAAGCGTCAACGTTCACGGTAGACCTCACTCGGTAACCTCACTCAACACAAGAAGACTAAATTCAGCCTGAACACTCACTCAGAAGGGGGCGTAAAGTGTCCGGCCTCGACGTCCGAGAGAAAGGTCTTGAGCGCCGTAAAATAGGTGTCCTGATCGTCCCACATGCTCAGGTGACTGCCCTCCTCGCAGATGGACACCCGGCTGTTGGGCATTCGGCGGCCCATCTCCTCGATGTCGGCGGGCCGCATGGTGTCGTGCCGCCCGACCGACAGCAGCGTCGGCACGTGGATGCGGTGCAGATCTTCCCAGCGGTTCCAGTCTTTGAAGTTGCCGGTGACGAGAAATTCGTTGGGCCCCTGCATGGTGTTGTAGACCGACTGGGCGAGGTGGCCGAACATGCGCTGTACCGGCTCGGGCCAAGGAACCACCCGGCAGATGTGCTGGTTGTAGAGCTTGGTCAGCAGTTCTTGGTATTCGGGGTCGTCAAGCGTGCCGGCCGCTTCGTGGGCCTTCATCACCGCGACTTGTGCTGGGGCCATCTGCCCGCGCAGTTCGTTGATGTACTCGGTGTAGGAGGCGATGCTGGCCGTCATGTTGCTGACGATCAGGCCCTTGAGATGAGACTGGTATTTAAGGGCGTATTCGATACCGAGCATTCCGCCCCAAGAATTGCCGAACAAATAAAATGACTCCAAACCGAGGGCAGACCGGACTTGCTCGACTTCTTCCCGGAAGCGCTCCACCGTCCACAAGCTCGTGTCGTCCGGCTGATCTGAATAAAAGCTGCCGAGCTGATCGTAGTAATAGAAGGTGTATTCGTCCGGAGAGAGAAACTCCGCGAAACTCTCGAAATACTCGTGGGTACAGCCGGGGCCGCCGTGGAGTAAGAGGAGTTTAATGGGGCCGTGGCCGACTCGCCGGGTATACACCTGATAAGCACCGTCGACGGTGATGTGCCGAAC from Deinococcus detaillensis encodes the following:
- a CDS encoding ABC transporter permease, whose protein sequence is MNVDASALPRQQLKTRSASAAAWRRFRRQPGAVAGLLITALLIAICIFAPWLAPHDPVTQYPNGLSELGAPLPPTHTFWFGTDALGRDLYSRLIFGTRTSLLVAVLSNLIATSIALVLGTLAGYFGGLTDTLIMRLTDVLISFPVLLLAAFLAAVLRPGIGVIIGVIGGVGWFYLARVIRAELLSVRRREYVEAARALGASDARIIFRHALPQILGQVMVYSTLNFSTTVLFVAALSYVGIGVQPPTPDWGNMIADGSQYLTVSPWLVIFPGIFLGLSVLSFNLLGDGLRDALDVKSGKKAI
- a CDS encoding proline iminopeptidase-family hydrolase; this translates as MTPSNVQPSADEVRHITVDGAYQVYTRRVGHGPIKLLLLHGGPGCTHEYFESFAEFLSPDEYTFYYYDQLGSFYSDQPDDTSLWTVERFREEVEQVRSALGLESFYLFGNSWGGMLGIEYALKYQSHLKGLIVSNMTASIASYTEYINELRGQMAPAQVAVMKAHEAAGTLDDPEYQELLTKLYNQHICRVVPWPEPVQRMFGHLAQSVYNTMQGPNEFLVTGNFKDWNRWEDLHRIHVPTLLSVGRHDTMRPADIEEMGRRMPNSRVSICEEGSHLSMWDDQDTYFTALKTFLSDVEAGHFTPPSE